AGAAAATCATCTGGAACGTTTGCCGATATGCTGACCGCCACGTCTGGCTGTGACAGTGTTGTAACTACAAATTTGACTGTTTTACCGATCAGGAGAACGAGTGTGGACAGTCTAATCTGCTCGGGAGACAGGGTTTTGTTTGGTGAAAGATACTATTCGAATTCCGGAGTGTATACCGACACGGTTAGGGACGCAAGCGGTTGTTTACGAATAAATACATTGAACCTGACCGTTCCTGACAGATACTTTTTCAATAACTCGATGATGATCTGCGCTGGCGACAGCATACGGATTGGTGGTCTGTTCAGGAAAACGGCGGGAACATATTACGATTCGCTATTGACCCAAAGTGGCTGCGACAGTGTGATGGCCATTGATGTAATGGTCGCTCCCGAATACGAATTCCGTTTCGAAAAGGCAATCCCGCTAGGCGATAGCATGTTGTTGGGAGGGGAGTATCGCAAAGAGTCGGGCGAGTATTACGATTCCTTGCTGACAGACCGTGGTTGTGACAGCGTGCTGATAACAACCTTAAGGGTTTTGCCTCCTGAGATGACTTTGAGGAGAATCAATATTTGTAATGGAGACAGTTTGGAGGTCCAATCCGCTTTTCGAAAAACTCAAGGGCTTTATTACGACACTTTGGAGGCTTCGACGGGAGCCGACAGTATTATTGCGACTGAGTTGGGGATTCTCGAAAAGTATTATTCAGAGGTGTCAATGTTTCTTGGAAAAGGAGAGTCGGTGGTTTTTGGTGGAGAAGAAAGGACTCAAACAGGAATTTATTATGACTCGTTGACTGCGGTAAACGGTTGTGATAGCGTAAAAGGACTTCGGTTGACAGTTTATCCATATTTTTTCGAGTCGGAAGATGTAACAATCTGTCAGGGAGACCGATATTTTTTGGTATCGCAAGGAGTCTATAGAACCCGCCCGGGAGTTTTCCGAGACAGTCTTTTTAATGCGGACACCCTGTATTCTATCCGCACAACGAACTTGGGCGTGGCTCCTGTATTTATGAGTGAAAAATCGGTCAGTTTAAAACGTGGCGACAGTGTGCGGGTACATGGTCGTTGGCGAAGCGAGAGCGGGGTATTTATGGATACCCTAGTCAGTCGCCGGACAGGTTGCGATAGTATTCTTATGGTGCGGGTAAATGTCGTGGAACCTTATTACCGGCAAAAGAACTTTTCGATTTGCGAAGGCGAAAGCGTTGAGATTTTGGGTAGACAAAGAAGTGTCGCTGGTCATTACATCGATACAATACGTAGCTCGCCCGTGCGCGATACAATATCCGTCAATATACTGGAAGTTAGAAATGTTGGAGTGCTAACTCGTACTATTAGTCTTTGCGAAGGTGACAGCGCTTTTGTTATGGGAAGATATCTACAGCCGGGAATAACAACTGATACGCTAATAGCGTCCTCCGGTTGCGATAGTTTGGTGATTACTAATATAGTCTCGCGACAGCACGAAAATGTAATGAGAAACCTGACTTTATGCGCCGGCGACAGCGTACTTTTGCAAGGCGCTTATAGGCGGGAAGGTGGAATGTACATAGATAGTTTTGTCTCAAATCTATCATGCGATAGTTTGGTATTTACTGATTTGAGCGTTCAACAAATACCCGTTAGGCAAATAGAAAGGGAGATTTGTCAGGGGGACAGTATCTTGATAGCGGGAGTTTACCGACACGAAAGCGGAGTGTTTACGGAAGAAGAAAGTCTTGGATCAGGATGTGATGGCGTTCTTGAAACAACATTAAGTGTAGTAGGCAGTGGTGACGACATACTAGATACTGGCCAGATAGCGGATGAGGATCTTTGTTTGGTAGATTCGCCGATTGTATTACCGGCGCCTCAGGAGGCTATTGGCTTGTCGTATTCAGGTACGGGAGTGACTGGCTTTCGATTCGATCCCGTGTCAGCAGGGGCAGGAGTGCATACCGTTTCTTATTCATACAGGAAAAGTGGCGAAATGTGTTCGGTGTCCGGTTCGTTTGATATTGGTGTAGTCGCTTGTCTTGATGTGGTCCGTCAAAAACCGGTGGTTCATATTTTTCCAAATCCGACAAAGCGTTGGGTAAGTATTCGCTTTTCGGCAGGCGGTCGGTACGATATCGGACTGTTCGACAGCTTTGGTCGAAAAGTAGGGTTACTTGCGAATGATAAAATGATTCGAAAGGGCGAACTGCTACGTTTTGACGGAAAACATATAGCTTCAGGGACATATATGTTGATAGTTGAGTCAGAACACTTGGTTCAAGAATATAGGGTTATACTTTACTAAAAGTGATTTTTATAAAATAAAGAATAAAATATATTTTATTTAAAATAAAAATAATAACATAAGAGCTTCGTCTCAGTTCACTGTTAAGCGAACGAATAAGATCAATACTATGAGACGATTAGCCTCTTTGGGGATATGCTTGTTTCTGACAGCTTTACTAATGCCGTTTAATGTTTCGGCACAGTTCGGAAAACTATCGGGTTTTTCATTTGGCGGAGACAATATAGATATGTCTAGCCGGATGCTTAGGGACAGAAACGGCGACCTTATTGTGACGGGAAGTTTCTCAGGGTCCATGACATTAAAAGGTGTTTCTGGGGATGTCACTCTAAACTCAAACGGAAACTTTGACATCTTTCTGCTTAAGTTTGCCCCAGACGGGAGGCTAAAGTGGGGCTTTAATATAGGCGGAACCGGTTCCGATAATTCCTATCGTGTCCGTTTAGACCCGCAAAACAATATCTACATTGCGGGTACTTTTAGAAATACCGCCGATTTTGATCCTTCGGGTTCAACACATAACCTAACCTCAAAAGGCAACAACGATATCTTTATTGCGAAGTATAGCCCGCAAGGCTATTACCAGTGGGCCCACGGGATGGGGGGAAGCGACGATGACCGTCCGATTGATTTTGACGTGAATCATGCGGGAGACGCTTGTATGTTCTCTAAATATAAGGGGGGAAGCGTAAAGTTCGACCCTGGTGGAGCGTCTTTGACTAATGGTTCTTATTTGAGAACGTATAATTTCTCTAATAATCACGCTGCTCAAAACGGATATGATTTCAGTATTGTTCGCTTTGATAAAAATGGAAAATATAAGTGGGGGCATAGGCTAAATAGAATTAATACACCGGCGACGGGAAGGGTTCAGCTACACCCGACTAAAGACTACATGTTTATCTTTGGGAGTAATAATTATGAATCAGTCCATAGTAATTCGCTGATAGAATTTAGAATCTCAAACGGGCACTATGTAGGGGTATACAGTTATCACAATTCAAGTAGTTCGCAGGCGTTTTCTATCGATGATTATTTGAATGACGGAAACCGAAACTTTTATATTACGGGTACTTTTAACGGATCTATAGATTTTTCACCGGTCAGGCACCGAAGTAACGCCGCAAAAAAGACAGTTTCGAAAGAAACGGCATTTATAGTTGCCTATGATCCTTATGCAAGGTTTCGTTGGGTAGCGACAGCCGAAGCGAATAATCCTCGGGGTCGAAGAATTGCGGTGACGAATAATGGGCACTCGGTGTTTTGGTTGTTTGACTTTGAAGGCGAAGCTACGTTGACTCCCGGAAAAGGGAGCGCCATTAAGGAAACGGCAAAGGGCTTAAGAGGTATCATGGTAGCTGAGTTCAATTCATCGGGAAATCTTGTTAATCATTCTTTGATTTCGGGTTCTTACACACAAGCGGGAACAGGAATCGCATTGGATGATCAAAATGAGATTTATTTGATGGCCAATTACCAAGGCACGGTGACTTTGGAGAGTGCGGGAGGAAACCTTACGCTTTCGTCAAACGCTATGGAGGACGTATATCTGGCCCATGCTGAAGGATGTACCGATTTGGTAAGGCTAAACTCTTCGACCACAATATGCGAAGGAGACAGTGTGCTGATTAATGGGGTTTATAGAAAGAGAGCGGGAAAATTCTCTTGGAGGCTTACCAGTCTACTGGAATGTGATACGGTTGTGGACCATACCTTAGTGGTAAACAACAAAATGACAACCCAAGAAACGATGTCGATATGCGATGGACAATCGGTAACTTGGGGGGACCAGACAGTCAGTGAATCCGGGGTATTTAGCTATGTTGTTCCCGGTGGTGCGCCCGATGGGTGTGACCTGACCAGAGAACTTTCATTGACCGTTAACCCAACAGCTTTTAGGGAAATCGAAAAATCAGTGTGCATCGGTGATAGCGTACTGTTAGGTAATACCTACATTAAGACAGCGGGAGAGCATACCGTCACATTACAGAACGAATTCGGTTGCGATAGTGTATTACGGCTTCAATTAAACTTTAGGGAAGCTTTGAGGACGGATTTGTCCATGTCTATTTGCTCCGGGGACAGCTTGCTTTTTGGAGGTGTATACAGAAAGAGTGCGGGGCGGTTTACGGAGACTTTGACATCCCAGGCGGGTTGCGACAGCGTGGTGAACCTTACTTTAAGCGTTTTGCCGGTACTACGGAGTAGACAAGACAAGGCGATCTGTGATGGTGACAGTGTGCGTTTTGGTAATAAGTATTTTAAAGCCACTGGAACATATTATGATACTCTGCAAGCGCATTTTGGGTGTGACAGTATTTCAGAGTTACGGTTAGTGGTGAACCCGCTGAGTTTAAGTGTTCAGAATATGGACCTCTGTTCAGGTGGGAATGTGTCGTTTGGGGGCATATTGCGTTCGGAGCCTGGGGATTATTTCCAGAGGCTACGGACTCGTGATGGTTGTGACAGTACGATTATGCTGACACTCCGAGAGCAACCTACTTATGATAACACCTATAATAGAGCGATTTGCGAAGGTGATAGCCTTTTGATTGCGGGGTCATACCGCAAAGAAACAGGAACCTATATCGATAGGAAAGAAACGGGGTTTGGTTGTGATAGCTTGTCCCGATATAATTTGACAGTGAACCCAAATGAGGACACTGTAGTGAATGTCACTATCTGCCGAGGTGACAGCTACTTTTTCGCCGGTGATTATAGGACAGTCCCAGGAGCTTACGAGGAATTAACCCGTACTACAAAAGGTTGTGACAGCCTAGTTCGGATGAACCTTTCGATACAATCTTATGAACGCCCACGCAGTATGTCTATCTGTTCGGGAGACAGTATCTTGTTAGGAGGAAAGTACCGTAAGACGGGAGGAGAGTACTATGATTCCTTAAGATCTGATATAGGCTGTGACAGTGTCATCGTTACGACATTGACTGTGGAAGATGTCGCTAGAATATTCTTGGACAGAAGTATCTGTGACGGTGACAGTCTTTTGGCCGGAGGCCAACACCGAAAAGTGTCAGGGGAATACATGGACGTCTATACGGCCCAATCCGGTTGTGACAGTATCGTGACCACCCGGTTGACCGTTCTTCCTATCCGAAGAAAGACGACTTCCCGCTTTATTTGTCAAGGAGACACTGTCATGTTCCAAGGGCAGACTTATCGAGATCCGGGTATTTACCGGGATACGATTAGCGACCCAGACGGCTGTCGTGCGATTCTGACTTTGGATTTGGCTGTAGGCCAGAAATACAGACACGACCATTCTATGGTTATCTGTCAGGGAGATAGTGTTGAGATAGGCGGAGTGTATCGCAAAGAGACAGGAGTATACTATGATTCGTTACTGACAACATTGGGCTGTGATAGTGTCACTGTACTAAATCTTCAGGTGAATCCGTCTAAATTGGCGCAACGCTTTCAAGCCATCAAGCAAGGAGAGGCCGTTGTGTTGGGAGGAGCGCTTCGGGCAACCTCGGGAATTTATTACGATACTTTAAGTACGTATCTAGGCTGTGACAGTGTATTGATGACGGAATTAACCGTTTTGCCTGCGGAGGTGATAAAACGGGACATCTCAATTTGTGCGGATGATAGC
This region of Fulvitalea axinellae genomic DNA includes:
- a CDS encoding T9SS type A sorting domain-containing protein, giving the protein MRRLASLGICLFLTALLMPFNVSAQFGKLSGFSFGGDNIDMSSRMLRDRNGDLIVTGSFSGSMTLKGVSGDVTLNSNGNFDIFLLKFAPDGRLKWGFNIGGTGSDNSYRVRLDPQNNIYIAGTFRNTADFDPSGSTHNLTSKGNNDIFIAKYSPQGYYQWAHGMGGSDDDRPIDFDVNHAGDACMFSKYKGGSVKFDPGGASLTNGSYLRTYNFSNNHAAQNGYDFSIVRFDKNGKYKWGHRLNRINTPATGRVQLHPTKDYMFIFGSNNYESVHSNSLIEFRISNGHYVGVYSYHNSSSSQAFSIDDYLNDGNRNFYITGTFNGSIDFSPVRHRSNAAKKTVSKETAFIVAYDPYARFRWVATAEANNPRGRRIAVTNNGHSVFWLFDFEGEATLTPGKGSAIKETAKGLRGIMVAEFNSSGNLVNHSLISGSYTQAGTGIALDDQNEIYLMANYQGTVTLESAGGNLTLSSNAMEDVYLAHAEGCTDLVRLNSSTTICEGDSVLINGVYRKRAGKFSWRLTSLLECDTVVDHTLVVNNKMTTQETMSICDGQSVTWGDQTVSESGVFSYVVPGGAPDGCDLTRELSLTVNPTAFREIEKSVCIGDSVLLGNTYIKTAGEHTVTLQNEFGCDSVLRLQLNFREALRTDLSMSICSGDSLLFGGVYRKSAGRFTETLTSQAGCDSVVNLTLSVLPVLRSRQDKAICDGDSVRFGNKYFKATGTYYDTLQAHFGCDSISELRLVVNPLSLSVQNMDLCSGGNVSFGGILRSEPGDYFQRLRTRDGCDSTIMLTLREQPTYDNTYNRAICEGDSLLIAGSYRKETGTYIDRKETGFGCDSLSRYNLTVNPNEDTVVNVTICRGDSYFFAGDYRTVPGAYEELTRTTKGCDSLVRMNLSIQSYERPRSMSICSGDSILLGGKYRKTGGEYYDSLRSDIGCDSVIVTTLTVEDVARIFLDRSICDGDSLLAGGQHRKVSGEYMDVYTAQSGCDSIVTTRLTVLPIRRKTTSRFICQGDTVMFQGQTYRDPGIYRDTISDPDGCRAILTLDLAVGQKYRHDHSMVICQGDSVEIGGVYRKETGVYYDSLLTTLGCDSVTVLNLQVNPSKLAQRFQAIKQGEAVVLGGALRATSGIYYDTLSTYLGCDSVLMTELTVLPAEVIKRDISICADDSVLLQGEYQNTHGIYYDSLTATSGADSIVVTQLDVRATHYSESSATVGKGESYLFAGIERTSTGTYYDSLLNIQGCDSVIALNLTVLNHFLISEDARICQGERYFIAAEGVYRTTPGVFMDSVFRADTLYSINMTRLDVDPVFRSDKTVSIKRGDSVLIGGRWRTESMVYQDTLSNSVTGCDSILRVNLKVIEPYYEEKEFGACEGATVVVDGEQFTESSILYDTIRTSSVRDTIIVNRITIHPVSRILRSLNVCQDDSAYVSDRYVRQGAVTDSLLTFSGCDSLVITTVNSLPVFTSARTVRVCQGDSVMISGVYRKTAGTYQEIFSAKSNSCDSTVAVNLEIMPTYMRNVEKRICEGDSLFAQGEYRKVSGVFYDSLISSMGCDSIIATNLTVMPFHKGSLNLDFLSKNTICNQDAPIDLPKPSEMDSLKYSGTGVSGFTFDPQAAGAGTHTLVYSFLKYGGQCQSSDSVTINVTACLGAKVIGEINLVEVYPNPVDDWLTVRYTGKGVARVSLSLRDASGRLVARPAMNRVFTSGEELIMDCRSYAAGTYFLEILSNGESKVHKLIIER